The stretch of DNA TTCCTCCAGACCTTCTTCTAATTACGGATAGGGGTTAGTCATTATGCCTAAGCTTAACCGCAGAAAATTCTTGAAGCTCGGTGTCTCCGGGGCGGCGGCCGTTGCCCTCGGTCCCGGGGTCATCAAAGCCATGGAGCTTACCCTCGCGGGCGAGTCCTATGATTACATGGTCCTGACCGAGCGGGAGGCCATCCCCTATATAGTCAACGACACTGCGATCAAGAACGCCGCGATAGCCTTCGTAGAGAAGGAGACGGGGAAGCTCGTCCAGGTAGGGGGCGACCCCCACCACCCGGGGACCAGGGGAAAGCTCTCCCCCGAGGAAAACGCGGTCAATATCGGTATCTACGACCAGGACAGGATACTCTATCCCCTTAAGAGGAGCGGCCCGAGGGGAGAGGGCAACTGGGAGAAGATATCCTGGGACGACGCCCTTGATGAGGTCGCGGGGAAGATCGGCGAGACGCTTGAAAACGGGCAGCCCGATGAGATATGCCTCTACTCCGGGGAGCGAGCGCCGGAGGTGGCCTGGCAGCGGTTCATGCACGGCCTCGGCTCGAGTTCCATCCTCCGCGAGAGTACCATGGGCAGCGGCAGCAAGAAGACCGCCATGCGGCACACCTGGGGCGCCGAGATGGAGACCCCGGACTTCGCCAACAGCCAGTACATACTCGACTTCGGCAGCAACCTCTTCGAGACCCTCCATCCTTACGCCCAGCGGGTAACCGAGGCGATGGTCGATAACAAGGCGAAGTTCGTAACCTTCGACGTGAGGATAACCAACACCTCGGGGAGGTCCGACGAATGGGTCCCCATATTCCCCGGGACCGACGGGCTCGTCGCCCTCGCCATGGCCAATGTGATCATGAGCGAGGGGCTTGCGGACACCAAGTTCATAGATATGTGGACCAACTACACCGCCAAGAAGCTCGCGGCGCATCTCAAGGCGTTCACACCCGAGCTCGCGGAAAAAGCCAGCGGTGTGCCGGCCCACACCATAAAGAGGATAGCGGCCGAGTTCGCGACCACAAAACCGGCCACGGTCTTCACACACAACAGCATAAGCAGCCACCTCTACGGGGCCTATCAGGAAAGGGCCTGCATGTTGCTGCCCATAATCACGGGCAACGTGGAGGTAAGGGGCGGCTACTGTCTGCCGAGGGTCGTAACCATACCGGACATGGACCCCACCCCCAAGGCGCCCAAAGGGGCCGATACCACCTCCCCCGTGGAGAGCCCGGACTACCTCCTTCCCTTCCGGCTCAAGGACGGCAGCCGGAAGGTATCCGTGCTCCTGAACCACGGCGCGAACCCGGCCTACTCCTCTCCGGCGGCGAGTGTCTGGAGGGAGACCCTGAAGGACCACGGGCTCGTACCGTTTATAGTCGAGTTCGGCTCCTCCATGACCGAGACCGCGGAGCTGGCCGACATAATATTCCCGGACGCCCACTACCTCGAAAGCAACGACCTCATATCCTCACCCTCGTCGCTCTGGCCCTGGGTGGGTCTGAACAGGCCGGTAATAAAGCCCCGGGGGGAGTCCAGGGACGTCAGGATGGTCTTACGGGAGCTTGCAAGGCGCGCCGACTCCGACGACAAGTACGGCCTTGCCAAGTACTTCGACTTCAAGACCAGCGAGGATTGGATAAAGGGGCAGATCGAGAAGATCCCCGCACTCGTCGAGGCAGGCGGGTACGACAACCTCATGAAGAACGGGGTATGGCCGCGCTATGGGAAGCTGGACCCGAACTCTAAAAGGTTGATGACTGACGATAAAAGACACTTAAAGGCCGAATACGGCCTGCACGAGAAACCCCTCTCCTCCGGGGAGTTGAGCGGGGCGAGGACTAACCCGAAGACCGGCGTTATAACCAAAAACGGCAAGGCCATAGGCATAAAGGTCGGCGGCAGGAGAGTCAGGGGCTTCGACACCCCGAGCAGGAAGCTCCAGATATATGTCGAGGCGTTCAAAAAACACGGTCTCGACCCCCTTCCGACCTGGAAAGAGAGCCCGTTGCACCAGGGGCTCAAAAAGGGCGAAATGGTCCTTACCACCTACAAGGCCGTGGGCCATACGACCGCCGCAGCTGCGAACAACAAGTACCTCGCGGAGTTCATGCACTCGAACCACGCTCTGATAAACAAGCAGACCGCCGCCGGTCTCGGCATACACGACATGGACATGATACGGGTTACGTCGGCGGCGGGCTACATGGTAACAAGGGCACGCGCGACCCAGGGTATCCACCCCGGGGTCGTTGCCATTTCCACCTCCTTCGGGCACCACGGAGGCGGACGCGTGGCCACGGCCCACCGCCACGGCCACGCCCCCATGTGGTCGGGCAAGTTCGAGGACCACGACATAGAGCACAACCTGTGGTGGGAGGATAACGGGGTCCACCCCAACGATATAATACCGCCCGCGCCGGACCCGACTGGAGGAAGCCAGGGATGGGGAGATACGACCGTCACGGTAACCCCGGCTGAGCCCGGGGACCGCTACGGCGACATTGAAGTCGACAACGCAAAGCACTTCGCGCTCTACAAAGAGAGCCTTAAAAGGAGCTGACCGCTTTGGCTAAAGAAGGCAGAAAAACCCATGTGATAGTCGCCCTCGTCACTCTTGTGGCCTCGATCCTCGTCTTCAAGGTAGTCGGCTATACTTCCCAC from Thermodesulfobacteriota bacterium encodes:
- a CDS encoding molybdopterin-dependent oxidoreductase; this encodes MPKLNRRKFLKLGVSGAAAVALGPGVIKAMELTLAGESYDYMVLTEREAIPYIVNDTAIKNAAIAFVEKETGKLVQVGGDPHHPGTRGKLSPEENAVNIGIYDQDRILYPLKRSGPRGEGNWEKISWDDALDEVAGKIGETLENGQPDEICLYSGERAPEVAWQRFMHGLGSSSILRESTMGSGSKKTAMRHTWGAEMETPDFANSQYILDFGSNLFETLHPYAQRVTEAMVDNKAKFVTFDVRITNTSGRSDEWVPIFPGTDGLVALAMANVIMSEGLADTKFIDMWTNYTAKKLAAHLKAFTPELAEKASGVPAHTIKRIAAEFATTKPATVFTHNSISSHLYGAYQERACMLLPIITGNVEVRGGYCLPRVVTIPDMDPTPKAPKGADTTSPVESPDYLLPFRLKDGSRKVSVLLNHGANPAYSSPAASVWRETLKDHGLVPFIVEFGSSMTETAELADIIFPDAHYLESNDLISSPSSLWPWVGLNRPVIKPRGESRDVRMVLRELARRADSDDKYGLAKYFDFKTSEDWIKGQIEKIPALVEAGGYDNLMKNGVWPRYGKLDPNSKRLMTDDKRHLKAEYGLHEKPLSSGELSGARTNPKTGVITKNGKAIGIKVGGRRVRGFDTPSRKLQIYVEAFKKHGLDPLPTWKESPLHQGLKKGEMVLTTYKAVGHTTAAAANNKYLAEFMHSNHALINKQTAAGLGIHDMDMIRVTSAAGYMVTRARATQGIHPGVVAISTSFGHHGGGRVATAHRHGHAPMWSGKFEDHDIEHNLWWEDNGVHPNDIIPPAPDPTGGSQGWGDTTVTVTPAEPGDRYGDIEVDNAKHFALYKESLKRS